A genomic stretch from Flavobacterium sp. KS-LB2 includes:
- a CDS encoding lanthionine synthetase LanC family protein, with protein MSKIIFKRIIEIEKELDENYKTYPNISLFSGIGALPIFYFLLYRLTNNSDHLEKLHNALDEIFIQLNEHEINVSYCTGIAGISYMLNFLVNYGVLESEQINDSLDVMDEAIISYSLKHLNSIEDTDFLHGGLGVAHYLIERIKNNSALINKTVYIFEKLAHIAQEDLIKFEEVCSVKEFSDTNHKTNCGLAHGYIAYVIIFSKFLEQFPNNMLILSVLNKIINCVLSFESFDTETVSRFPGIAVNKNLADYNVPLAWCYGDQSIAYGFFKASQVLRNKELLTKSKEIIYKTLKRDSLQKSVSNVDLCDSSFCHGITSIAYLHKKGFQITNDQKCLDLYEYFTNELLVKGSGDFGLEGYQSFYKLKGFKKDFTFLNGLIGVGIFFIDYMLDNDEIKWEAILLLD; from the coding sequence ATGAGTAAAATAATATTTAAAAGAATAATAGAAATTGAGAAAGAATTAGATGAAAATTACAAAACTTATCCAAACATTTCTTTGTTTTCGGGTATTGGTGCTTTGCCAATTTTTTATTTTTTACTTTATAGATTGACAAACAATAGTGATCATTTAGAAAAGCTTCACAACGCTCTTGATGAAATTTTTATCCAACTTAACGAACATGAAATTAATGTTAGTTATTGCACTGGAATTGCTGGAATTTCATATATGTTAAATTTTTTAGTTAATTATGGAGTTCTTGAAAGTGAGCAAATAAATGATAGTTTAGATGTTATGGACGAAGCTATTATAAGCTATTCTTTAAAGCATTTAAACTCTATTGAGGACACAGATTTTCTACATGGAGGCTTAGGAGTAGCACATTATCTCATTGAAAGGATAAAAAACAACTCAGCTTTAATAAATAAAACAGTTTACATATTTGAGAAATTAGCTCATATCGCTCAAGAAGATTTGATAAAATTTGAAGAAGTTTGCTCTGTAAAAGAGTTTTCAGATACAAATCATAAGACAAACTGTGGCTTAGCTCATGGTTACATTGCTTACGTAATTATTTTTTCAAAATTTCTCGAGCAATTTCCTAATAACATGTTGATATTAAGTGTTTTAAATAAAATTATTAATTGTGTATTGTCGTTTGAATCCTTTGACACTGAGACTGTTTCGAGGTTTCCAGGTATTGCTGTTAATAAAAATTTGGCTGATTACAATGTTCCGCTAGCGTGGTGCTATGGAGATCAAAGTATCGCTTACGGATTTTTTAAAGCCTCTCAGGTCCTGCGTAATAAGGAATTATTAACTAAGTCTAAAGAAATAATTTATAAAACTCTAAAAAGAGATTCCCTGCAAAAATCGGTTTCTAATGTTGACCTTTGTGATTCAAGTTTTTGTCATGGGATTACTAGTATCGCTTATCTTCACAAAAAAGGATTTCAAATAACTAATGATCAAAAATGTTTAGATCTTTACGAATATTTCACAAATGAACTTTTGGTAAAAGGAAGTGGTGATTTTGGACTAGAAGGCTACCAAAGTTTTTATAAACTTAAGGGATTTAAAAAGGATTTTACATTTTTAAATGGGTTGATAGGTGTAGGTATTTTTTTTATTGATTATATGCTAGATAATGATGAAATTAAATGGGAAGCTATCCTACTATTAGATTAA
- a CDS encoding class I lanthipeptide: MKKLRLNKEKIAQLSDQEASSIQGGGTANSTNAGFTCCWCSSETGSEEPRCDSYQCSTSETTRQQLCPVNGQ, encoded by the coding sequence ATGAAAAAATTACGATTAAACAAAGAAAAAATTGCACAATTAAGCGATCAAGAGGCGTCTAGCATTCAAGGTGGAGGAACAGCAAATAGCACTAATGCGGGATTCACTTGTTGTTGGTGCTCTTCTGAGACAGGTAGCGAAGAGCCAAGATGTGATTCTTATCAATGCTCAACAAGTGAAACAACAAGACAGCAGCTTTGCCCTGTAAACGGACAGTAA
- a CDS encoding S41 family peptidase yields the protein MKLRYLCVILLFFFFKISFAQNFYPEIQKLETTAKIWGFLKYYHPEVATGKFNWDEELIKILPKIKAATDTESLSQIYIDWIGNLGVVKNCKNCTYERYDLFDRNFDLSWMSDDKKISQELYAVLKNIEKNRFQGTNFYASPSPAKNILITNEINYEELDYPNESYRLLGLFRYWSIIEYFYPYKYLMDKKWSDVLTQMIPKYINASSKINYHMAIKELVANLDDSHAWISLKDSKSTKFFPYKLKNIDDSCVISGSYNNNITQNESLMFGDVILKINGKSVYDEVQKRMKYTAASNLNRKINFIYEDMVNLESSSVNLTIKRGEEILDKVVNLYNFNNFKYYDSETNIKWKLLEEGNIGYVNMRIVDKKDVSAMMKEIVNCRGIIFDLRGYPKNTFYQISEYINSEKKVFAKIVNPDPSYIGKFVWGNTLTTGHKNKNFYKGKVLILVDEQSLSLSEFAIMCFQTADNAITVGSQSAGADGNVSSFNYLGGFKTAMSGKGVYYPDERETQRLGVKIDYIVKPTILGLKEGKDEILDKAIDIIIKK from the coding sequence ATGAAATTAAGATATTTATGTGTAATTCTTTTATTTTTTTTCTTTAAAATAAGTTTTGCGCAGAACTTTTATCCAGAAATACAAAAACTTGAAACTACAGCAAAAATATGGGGTTTTTTAAAATATTACCATCCAGAAGTGGCTACTGGAAAATTTAATTGGGATGAAGAATTAATTAAGATCTTACCCAAGATTAAAGCAGCTACTGATACAGAGTCTTTATCACAGATTTACATTGACTGGATTGGTAATTTAGGTGTAGTTAAAAATTGTAAGAATTGCACATATGAAAGATACGATCTTTTTGATAGAAATTTTGATTTATCTTGGATGTCTGATGATAAAAAAATATCTCAAGAATTATATGCGGTTTTGAAAAATATAGAGAAAAATAGGTTTCAAGGGACTAATTTTTACGCTAGTCCTAGTCCAGCAAAAAATATTTTGATAACTAATGAGATTAACTATGAAGAGCTTGATTATCCAAATGAATCGTATCGATTATTAGGATTGTTTAGATATTGGAGTATTATTGAGTATTTTTATCCTTATAAATACTTAATGGATAAGAAATGGAGCGATGTTCTTACGCAAATGATTCCCAAATATATCAATGCGAGTAGTAAGATAAATTATCATATGGCGATCAAAGAATTAGTCGCCAATCTTGATGATTCGCATGCTTGGATCAGTTTAAAGGATTCTAAAAGCACAAAATTTTTTCCTTATAAATTAAAGAATATTGACGATAGTTGTGTTATTTCAGGTTCTTACAATAATAATATTACACAAAATGAAAGTTTAATGTTCGGAGATGTAATTCTTAAGATAAATGGAAAGAGTGTCTATGATGAAGTGCAAAAGAGGATGAAATACACCGCTGCATCAAATTTAAATCGAAAGATTAACTTTATTTATGAGGATATGGTAAATCTTGAATCAAGTTCTGTAAACCTAACCATCAAAAGAGGAGAGGAAATACTTGATAAGGTAGTTAATCTTTATAATTTTAACAATTTCAAGTACTATGACAGTGAAACAAATATAAAATGGAAGCTACTTGAAGAAGGAAATATTGGTTATGTCAATATGAGAATCGTTGATAAAAAGGACGTTTCCGCAATGATGAAAGAGATTGTTAATTGTAGAGGGATCATTTTTGATTTGCGCGGGTATCCCAAGAATACATTTTATCAGATATCGGAGTATATAAACTCTGAAAAAAAAGTCTTTGCCAAAATTGTTAATCCTGATCCATCATATATAGGAAAATTTGTTTGGGGTAATACTCTAACTACTGGACATAAAAATAAAAATTTTTATAAAGGAAAAGTATTAATTTTAGTGGACGAGCAGTCGTTAAGTTTATCTGAATTTGCAATTATGTGTTTTCAAACTGCAGATAACGCAATTACAGTAGGGAGTCAGTCTGCTGGGGCAGATGGAAATGTTAGTTCTTTTAATTATTTAGGTGGTTTTAAGACCGCAATGTCAGGAAAAGGAGTGTATTATCCCGACGAAAGGGAAACTCAGAGATTAGGCGTAAAAATAGATTATATAGTAAAGCCAACTATCTTGGGTTTAAAAGAAGGTAAAGATGAAATTTTAGATAAAGCAATTGACATAATAATAAAAAAATAA
- a CDS encoding LLM class flavin-dependent oxidoreductase, whose amino-acid sequence MKLSSLIFDSAQSNNLLDLFTMAEMADRCGFERFWIGEHYEQKNLWNNPEPLIPIILGLTERINVGAAGILLKLHSPFRVASSFKLLNTIFPDRVDLGFAAGYASREIIDSLLGQNSSLKEPKDFFELIQEIDSFYTKEAENNDGILLNPNYKLNPRLWLLSTGFNRYEESIMYGLNYSKSMFHSGANNDFLLEELKIYKERFYKKHNKLPIINLAFSGILTQNSRETKKMKEKINDLSRFRFIKPNLIGTSQLFQDKIMEYRDKYDIDDFTFLDLSYEMTQRIENVENLSEVFKLRQAP is encoded by the coding sequence ATGAAATTATCTTCTCTTATTTTTGATTCAGCTCAAAGTAATAACTTATTGGATTTATTCACTATGGCAGAAATGGCCGATAGATGCGGTTTTGAAAGGTTCTGGATTGGGGAACACTACGAACAGAAAAATCTATGGAACAATCCAGAACCCTTAATTCCAATTATTCTAGGATTAACAGAAAGAATAAATGTAGGAGCAGCTGGAATCTTGTTAAAATTACATTCTCCTTTTAGAGTGGCATCCTCTTTTAAATTATTAAATACAATTTTCCCAGACAGGGTTGATTTAGGATTTGCTGCAGGTTATGCAAGTAGAGAAATCATTGACTCACTTTTGGGTCAAAATAGTTCTTTGAAGGAACCTAAGGACTTTTTTGAACTGATACAGGAAATTGATTCTTTTTACACAAAAGAAGCAGAAAATAATGATGGTATACTTTTAAATCCCAATTATAAACTTAACCCTAGATTATGGTTATTATCTACGGGCTTTAATCGATATGAAGAATCAATTATGTATGGCTTAAATTACTCAAAATCTATGTTTCATTCTGGTGCAAATAATGACTTTCTTCTTGAGGAGTTAAAAATTTATAAAGAGAGGTTTTATAAAAAACACAATAAATTACCAATTATTAATCTTGCTTTTTCAGGTATCTTAACACAAAATAGTAGAGAAACAAAAAAAATGAAAGAAAAAATAAATGATTTATCTAGGTTTAGATTTATAAAACCAAATCTTATTGGTACCTCACAACTATTTCAAGATAAAATAATGGAATATCGCGATAAGTATGATATTGATGATTTTACCTTTTTGGACTTATCATATGAAATGACTCAAAGAATTGAAAATGTTGAGAATTTAAGTGAAGTTTTTAAACTTCGTCAAGCTCCTTAA
- a CDS encoding lantibiotic dehydratase family protein: MDAKNPYKIFNNYVLRSPLFSFSEYKKFTSQKTISDRNFKILCQNKIFREALFLASPSFFKEMDKWVEGEIEDSDSSSKIKSTILKYYSRMSSRCTPFGLFSGCSVGEFDESTHIELDNVVNYKRHTRLDMHYLVALSQDLIKNVKIKSEILFYPNTSAYEAGDKLRYVEYSYVNGIRKHDMMAVDSSEYLDRILDKAKEGCLLIDLAKELVAEDITLSDAIEFIEALVENQLLISELEPSVSGPEFLDQICSVLKKIKNESVQEIYNCLIIANQKIKILDSTIGNDPNAYLEISEHLKKLGTKFELNFLFQTDTTIVNKKNTISKNLFNNLLEVSDLLNKMTFFQSDTHLTEFKEAFLKRYETREVPLSKALDIEMGVGYKQNNKFGDLNPLIDDLIIVNKNKENEYYDIKWSPVNSIFQRKLHENKSVINLIDEDFSDINISWDDLPDTMSSIAEIVYVDNEEKIRFSGMAGATATMLLGRFSHSNIQIDEHVKQIINLENKINNENKLLAEIIHLPKSRSGNVITRPELRDYEIPYLARSIKPEARQLTINDLRVSVDNSGKIILRSNKLNKEVKPMMANAHNHTNNSLPIYHFLCDMQTQGLRQGIGLQLGALINNYDYIPRIEYKNIIIQDAIWHIKKKDIKALLDFKNDDELLENAINEFRNKLNIPRFVMLIQSDNELIINFENLNSVRMFLDSVKKLYNFSISEFLFSEKGIVKQNDNYFTNQLIISFYNEKKLSKSNG; the protein is encoded by the coding sequence ATGGATGCTAAAAACCCTTACAAAATTTTTAATAATTATGTATTAAGAAGCCCTTTGTTTTCCTTTAGTGAATACAAGAAGTTTACTTCACAAAAAACAATATCAGACCGAAATTTCAAAATTCTCTGTCAAAATAAAATTTTCAGGGAGGCTCTTTTTTTAGCGTCTCCAAGTTTTTTTAAAGAAATGGATAAATGGGTAGAGGGTGAAATTGAAGACAGCGACTCCTCTAGTAAAATTAAATCAACAATCTTAAAATACTATTCAAGAATGTCTTCTCGTTGTACTCCTTTTGGGTTATTTTCAGGCTGCTCAGTTGGTGAGTTTGATGAAAGTACACATATTGAATTAGATAATGTGGTCAATTATAAACGACATACTCGTTTGGATATGCATTATTTGGTTGCACTCTCCCAAGATCTGATTAAAAATGTAAAAATTAAAAGTGAAATTCTCTTTTATCCCAATACAAGTGCTTATGAGGCAGGGGATAAATTAAGATATGTAGAATATTCATACGTAAATGGTATTCGAAAACACGATATGATGGCAGTAGACAGTTCGGAATATTTAGATAGAATATTAGATAAAGCAAAGGAAGGTTGTTTATTAATTGATCTAGCAAAAGAGTTAGTAGCAGAAGATATTACTTTATCTGATGCGATAGAATTTATTGAAGCACTAGTAGAAAATCAATTACTAATCAGCGAATTAGAACCTTCTGTTTCTGGCCCAGAATTTTTAGATCAAATTTGCTCAGTTTTAAAAAAAATTAAAAATGAATCTGTACAAGAAATTTATAATTGTTTAATCATTGCAAATCAAAAAATAAAAATTCTAGATTCAACTATTGGTAATGATCCAAATGCATATCTAGAAATAAGTGAACATTTGAAAAAATTAGGCACTAAATTTGAATTGAACTTTTTATTCCAAACTGATACGACTATAGTAAACAAAAAGAATACTATTAGTAAGAATTTATTTAACAATTTGCTAGAAGTTTCAGATTTATTAAACAAAATGACATTTTTTCAATCAGACACCCACCTTACGGAGTTTAAAGAGGCATTTCTTAAAAGATATGAAACTAGGGAGGTGCCCTTGTCAAAAGCTTTAGATATTGAAATGGGAGTTGGATATAAACAAAATAATAAGTTTGGAGATTTAAACCCTTTGATAGATGATCTAATAATCGTCAATAAGAATAAAGAGAATGAATATTATGATATAAAGTGGAGTCCTGTAAACTCAATATTTCAAAGAAAACTCCACGAAAATAAATCTGTTATTAATCTTATTGATGAGGATTTTTCTGATATTAATATTTCTTGGGATGATCTTCCTGATACAATGTCAAGTATTGCTGAAATAGTTTACGTAGACAATGAGGAAAAAATTAGGTTTAGTGGAATGGCGGGAGCAACTGCAACTATGCTGCTAGGTAGATTTTCACATTCCAATATTCAAATTGATGAGCATGTTAAACAGATTATTAATTTAGAAAACAAAATTAATAATGAAAATAAATTACTTGCTGAAATTATTCATCTTCCAAAATCAAGGAGTGGTAATGTAATAACTAGGCCTGAGCTACGTGATTATGAAATTCCATACTTAGCAAGATCAATAAAGCCTGAGGCAAGGCAATTAACTATTAACGATTTGAGAGTTTCTGTTGATAATAGCGGAAAAATAATCTTGAGGTCGAACAAACTAAACAAAGAGGTAAAACCAATGATGGCAAATGCACATAATCATACCAATAATTCACTACCTATATATCACTTTTTATGTGACATGCAGACACAAGGATTAAGACAAGGAATTGGATTACAATTAGGAGCATTGATTAATAATTATGATTATATACCTCGAATTGAGTATAAAAATATAATTATTCAAGATGCAATTTGGCATATCAAAAAGAAAGATATAAAAGCATTACTAGATTTTAAAAATGATGATGAGTTATTAGAAAATGCAATTAATGAGTTTAGAAATAAACTTAATATACCGAGGTTTGTGATGTTGATTCAAAGTGATAATGAATTAATAATAAATTTTGAAAACTTAAATTCTGTAAGAATGTTTTTAGATTCTGTAAAAAAACTTTATAATTTTTCAATTTCTGAATTTTTATTTTCTGAGAAAGGTATAGTAAAGCAAAATGATAATTATTTCACAAATCAATTAATTATTTCATTTTATAACGAAAAAAAATTAAGTAAATCAAATGGATAA
- a CDS encoding thiopeptide-type bacteriocin biosynthesis protein has product MDKRIQRNFIVGDSWLYYKIYSGPQSSDVILKEIIGPLVKHLIDEGIIEKWFFIRYRDPDHHLRIRLHYSNQNNVGSIINAFHSKLKHFFNQDLISKIQIDTYQREIERYGLNSIDLSETLFYYDSKMVVDFLKLMSKYDNGEEFRWLFSLKAIDSHLESFNYTLQEKQNLINQLKNSYRKEYDESKFLGKQLNDKYRDFRNKIDEFMNINDNGADSSPFLDVLLKKSLNIEQTVIEILKLKLNNELLVDFNNLNASYIHMFMNRLFKSKNRLHEMVCYDFLNRHYMSKIARERQGQLI; this is encoded by the coding sequence ATGGATAAGAGAATACAAAGAAATTTTATTGTTGGTGATAGCTGGCTTTATTACAAAATTTATTCGGGACCACAGTCTTCAGATGTTATTTTAAAAGAAATTATTGGACCATTAGTAAAACACCTGATAGATGAAGGAATTATTGAAAAATGGTTTTTTATAAGATATAGAGATCCCGATCACCATTTGAGGATTAGGCTGCATTATTCAAATCAAAACAATGTGGGATCAATAATTAATGCATTCCATTCTAAATTAAAACATTTCTTCAATCAAGATCTAATTTCAAAAATACAAATAGATACATATCAAAGAGAAATAGAACGATATGGATTAAATTCTATTGACCTATCAGAAACATTATTTTATTACGACAGCAAAATGGTAGTTGATTTTCTTAAATTAATGTCTAAGTATGATAATGGTGAAGAATTTAGGTGGTTGTTTTCATTAAAAGCGATAGATTCACATTTGGAGAGTTTCAACTATACTTTGCAAGAGAAGCAAAACTTAATTAATCAATTAAAAAATAGTTACCGGAAGGAATATGATGAATCAAAATTTTTAGGAAAACAACTAAACGACAAATACAGGGATTTTCGCAATAAAATAGATGAATTTATGAATATTAATGATAATGGAGCAGATAGTTCACCTTTTCTTGATGTTTTACTTAAAAAAAGCCTAAACATTGAGCAAACAGTTATAGAAATTTTGAAACTTAAACTAAATAATGAACTTTTGGTTGACTTTAACAATCTGAATGCAAGTTATATTCATATGTTCATGAATAGATTATTTAAATCAAAAAATCGTCTACATGAGATGGTATGTTATGACTTTTTAAATCGACATTATATGTCAAAAATTGCGCGAGAAAGGCAGGGTCAATTAATTTAA
- the istA gene encoding IS21 family transposase, whose protein sequence is MANKITDMSKIRKAIKFYCNGKSKLFISKYLSLSRNTVKKYISLFEVLGLSFEVISEKTDAELELLFSHTTVESISPKLQILYDFFPKMERELKKVGVTIQHMWEQYIAVNPNGYRSSQFGHHYKTWSKRVNPVMHMNHKAGDKMYVDYAGKTLSIIDKDTGEIKEVQFFVAILGASQYTYAEASMSQQKEDFVTSVENAMRFFEGTPAAIVPDNLKSAVIKSSRFEPTINETLADLAEHYQTTILPARAYKPRDKSLVEGAVKILYRRIYVNLKETKFFSLEELNQQIWDLLDAHNSRKLTGRPYSRIELFLEDEQQKLSPLPQERFEIKYKSFATVMQNGHVQLSQDKNYYSVPYQYVKKKAKLLYTKSTVEIYHKYNRIAIHPRNYKPYIYTTIPEHMASTHQFVAQWSAARFIDWASSIDESVAEYIMQIIESRNHPEQAYKSCLGILNFEKKVGKERLLNTCKRALGFKIYNFKTIQNILENNLDHTEFEQEPEQELPIHANIRGKQYYN, encoded by the coding sequence ATGGCAAACAAAATAACAGACATGAGTAAAATTAGAAAAGCAATTAAGTTCTACTGTAACGGAAAAAGTAAGTTATTCATAAGTAAGTACTTATCTCTTTCTAGAAATACGGTAAAGAAGTATATTTCTTTATTTGAAGTGCTAGGATTAAGTTTTGAAGTAATTAGTGAAAAAACTGATGCTGAGTTAGAACTTTTGTTCTCACACACTACCGTGGAATCAATCAGTCCCAAACTGCAGATTCTTTATGATTTTTTTCCTAAAATGGAACGCGAACTAAAAAAAGTTGGCGTTACCATACAGCACATGTGGGAGCAATATATTGCCGTAAATCCTAATGGTTACCGAAGCTCGCAATTTGGACATCATTATAAAACATGGAGCAAACGAGTCAATCCAGTGATGCACATGAATCACAAAGCGGGTGATAAAATGTATGTGGATTATGCTGGAAAAACACTCTCCATCATTGATAAAGACACGGGAGAAATTAAAGAAGTACAATTTTTTGTAGCCATATTAGGAGCCAGTCAATACACCTATGCCGAAGCTTCCATGAGCCAACAAAAGGAAGATTTTGTTACATCGGTAGAAAATGCTATGCGTTTTTTTGAAGGTACTCCTGCGGCAATTGTTCCGGATAATTTAAAATCTGCAGTGATAAAAAGCAGTCGTTTTGAACCCACCATTAATGAAACCTTGGCTGATTTAGCCGAACATTACCAAACTACAATCTTGCCTGCTAGGGCTTATAAACCCCGAGACAAATCATTGGTTGAAGGAGCTGTTAAGATCTTGTATCGAAGGATTTATGTAAATCTAAAAGAAACTAAATTCTTTTCTCTGGAAGAATTAAACCAGCAAATATGGGATTTATTGGATGCTCATAACAGTCGAAAACTCACAGGACGTCCGTACTCTCGGATAGAATTATTTTTAGAAGATGAGCAACAAAAACTAAGTCCATTACCACAAGAACGTTTTGAAATCAAATACAAATCCTTTGCAACAGTAATGCAAAATGGGCATGTTCAATTAAGTCAGGACAAAAATTACTATAGCGTTCCGTATCAATATGTCAAGAAAAAAGCGAAACTATTGTATACCAAATCAACGGTAGAGATCTATCACAAATACAATCGAATAGCCATCCATCCAAGGAATTACAAACCTTATATCTATACCACAATCCCGGAACATATGGCTAGCACGCATCAATTTGTAGCTCAGTGGAGTGCTGCCCGCTTCATTGATTGGGCCAGTAGTATTGACGAGTCAGTAGCAGAATATATTATGCAAATAATTGAAAGTAGAAACCATCCTGAACAGGCTTATAAAAGTTGTTTGGGAATATTAAACTTCGAGAAAAAGGTAGGGAAAGAGCGATTACTAAATACCTGTAAGCGGGCACTTGGTTTTAAAATTTACAATTTTAAGACCATCCAAAATATTTTAGAAAACAACTTAGATCATACTGAATTTGAACAAGAACCTGAGCAGGAACTTCCAATTCATGCTAACATAAGAGGAAAACAGTATTATAATTAA
- the istB gene encoding IS21-like element helper ATPase IstB — translation MNDPSVSERAKQSTVTKMKQMKLYGMHNAFKTAIESGKTDHYTLDQFVSMLIDAEWDERHNRRIARSITNARFHYKSNIENINFDQTRNLDRNTILRLGECEFVEKNENILITGSTGVGKSYLGTALGYQACIQGFKVSYFNTSKLFAKLKMAKADGSYLRELAKIERQDVIILDDFGLQALDSSNRITLLEIIEDSHNNGSIIVTSQIPVQGWFDIIGEKTIADAILDRLIHQSHRLELHGESMRKKRGINKG, via the coding sequence ATGAATGACCCGAGCGTAAGCGAACGGGCGAAGCAATCCACAGTAACAAAAATGAAACAAATGAAGCTTTACGGCATGCACAATGCATTTAAAACAGCCATTGAAAGCGGAAAAACAGACCATTACACGCTCGATCAGTTTGTATCGATGCTCATTGATGCCGAATGGGATGAAAGGCACAATCGGCGTATTGCCCGCAGTATCACCAACGCCCGATTCCATTACAAGTCAAATATTGAAAATATCAATTTTGACCAAACCCGTAATCTGGATCGAAACACCATACTGCGTCTGGGAGAATGTGAATTTGTAGAAAAAAATGAAAACATTTTAATCACGGGAAGCACCGGTGTAGGTAAAAGTTATTTAGGCACTGCATTAGGTTATCAAGCCTGTATCCAAGGTTTTAAAGTAAGTTATTTTAATACTTCGAAGCTGTTTGCTAAATTAAAAATGGCCAAAGCAGATGGTTCTTACCTGCGAGAATTGGCCAAAATTGAACGGCAAGATGTTATTATATTAGACGATTTTGGACTCCAAGCTTTGGATAGTAGTAACAGAATTACCCTTTTAGAGATCATTGAAGACAGCCATAATAACGGTTCTATTATTGTCACCTCACAAATCCCAGTGCAAGGCTGGTTTGACATCATTGGAGAAAAAACCATAGCTGATGCTATTTTGGATAGGCTGATACATCAATCTCATCGACTCGAATTACATGGAGAATCTATGAGAAAAAAAAGAGGGATAAACAAAGGGTAA
- a CDS encoding 5'-methylthioadenosine/S-adenosylhomocysteine nucleosidase family protein, whose translation MNASEVVLLVYDEKEHYDKNLQFLGTSQFKDIQLVENLQQLNEVISKLDDNTYVFLAVHAFFTLEQKGIRTFLTSGIKDRYPLLDEIYISEGNGVVIKKELLDHEISLNKDICRYHQVKTSIEKDQVKLYTKKEILENKPKLINDIKEELHIKYVIITALEEDEMAQVLPLIKNEGRIENTVHNIEYGSFIDKPEKKVAYVSQLSTGMVDASILATEMILRFKPKFLIMTGVMGGKPEDTNIGDVIVSTKVFTIDKGKLTASEFKRELETSNTDSATISVFKRNKTQIERFIQDENKTRKDKTSVHFEPVACVRQVIDKEGYFAEEISVNDRKTIGLEMESYGIARACELVNDKKTIPLIIKSVMDNTMEKTDDAKKYAAWTSAMFLKYVILNDLI comes from the coding sequence ATGAATGCATCCGAGGTAGTATTATTAGTTTACGACGAGAAAGAACACTATGATAAAAATCTGCAATTTCTTGGAACGTCACAATTTAAAGACATTCAATTAGTAGAAAATCTTCAACAGCTAAATGAAGTGATTTCAAAGCTGGATGACAATACTTATGTTTTTTTGGCTGTACATGCGTTCTTTACCTTAGAACAGAAAGGAATAAGAACATTTTTAACTTCTGGAATTAAGGATAGGTATCCTTTGCTTGATGAAATATACATATCGGAAGGAAACGGTGTGGTCATAAAAAAAGAGCTTTTAGATCATGAAATTTCACTTAATAAAGATATCTGTAGATATCATCAGGTTAAAACTTCTATAGAAAAAGACCAAGTAAAACTCTATACAAAAAAAGAAATCTTGGAAAATAAACCGAAATTAATAAATGATATAAAAGAAGAATTGCATATTAAGTACGTAATTATAACAGCCCTGGAAGAAGATGAAATGGCGCAAGTCCTTCCACTTATTAAAAATGAAGGCAGAATTGAAAATACCGTGCATAATATAGAATATGGCAGTTTTATAGATAAGCCAGAAAAAAAAGTAGCATATGTCTCTCAACTTTCTACAGGAATGGTAGATGCATCCATTCTGGCTACAGAAATGATATTGCGATTTAAGCCTAAATTTTTAATAATGACTGGAGTTATGGGAGGGAAACCAGAAGATACCAATATTGGAGATGTTATTGTATCGACTAAGGTGTTTACTATTGATAAGGGCAAATTAACTGCTTCGGAATTTAAAAGAGAATTGGAAACAAGCAATACTGATAGTGCTACTATTTCTGTATTTAAAAGGAACAAGACCCAAATTGAAAGATTTATACAGGATGAAAATAAGACCAGAAAGGATAAAACTTCAGTACACTTTGAACCGGTAGCCTGTGTTAGACAAGTAATAGATAAAGAAGGTTATTTTGCTGAAGAGATATCAGTTAATGATAGAAAAACAATTGGACTGGAAATGGAAAGCTACGGTATTGCTAGAGCTTGTGAACTTGTTAATGATAAAAAAACAATTCCTTTAATAATTAAATCAGTTATGGATAATACAATGGAGAAGACCGATGATGCCAAAAAATATGCAGCATGGACCAGTGCAATGTTTTTAAAGTATGTAATATTAAATGATTTAATCTAA